A genome region from Micromonospora peucetia includes the following:
- a CDS encoding ABC-F family ATP-binding cassette domain-containing protein yields MANIVNLDRVSKGYGAAGPLLTDVSLGLDDADRIGVVGLNGAGKSTLLRLLTRIEEPDDGRVTHRRDLRVAWLPQNLQLAPEATVRDVVLGTAWLGESMGAEHEWAGDAGVRAILDGLGMPHLGLDQPVGPMSGGERRRVALAALLVRESDLLILDEPTNHLDVGGVDWLAKYLVGRKGALVVVTHDRWFLDAVCTDTWEVADQTVRAYEGGFAAWTLARVERDRVAAATEARRQNLLRKEIAWLRRGPPARTSKPQFRIDAANALIADVPPARDTMSLQRMATARLGKQVYDLEDVTLHAGPKEILRDTTWHVGPGDRIAILGRNGAGKTTLLRMLAGITRPDGGRFATGSTVRPAFLSQELAELPGHLRVLEAVEEVARRVQLGDREVSAAQLAEVFGFDDRRLWTPVSDLSGGERRRLQMLRLLAGEPNVLLFDEPTNDLDTDTLAALEDLLDSWPGTVIVASHDRYLIERVTEVAYGMFGDGRLVHLPGGVDEYLARAAGQPGPAVPGAAPGTSSDAPAATGMSAAEARQARKELARLERQVVKLDQKEGALLDQLAAHSTDYAKVAELDAQLKEVRADRERTEETWLTLADEIPAI; encoded by the coding sequence GTGGCCAACATCGTCAACCTGGACCGGGTTTCCAAGGGCTACGGCGCCGCCGGGCCACTGCTCACCGACGTCTCGCTCGGCCTGGACGACGCCGACCGGATCGGTGTGGTCGGTCTCAACGGCGCCGGCAAGTCCACCCTGCTGCGGCTGCTCACCCGGATCGAGGAACCGGACGACGGGCGGGTCACCCACCGCCGCGACCTGCGGGTCGCCTGGCTGCCGCAGAACCTCCAGCTCGCCCCCGAGGCCACCGTCCGCGACGTGGTGCTCGGCACCGCCTGGCTCGGCGAGAGCATGGGCGCCGAGCACGAGTGGGCCGGCGACGCGGGTGTCCGCGCCATCCTCGACGGGCTCGGCATGCCCCACCTCGGCCTCGACCAGCCGGTCGGCCCGATGTCCGGCGGTGAGCGGCGGCGGGTCGCGCTGGCCGCGCTGCTGGTCCGCGAGTCGGACCTGCTCATCCTCGACGAGCCCACCAACCACCTCGACGTCGGCGGAGTCGACTGGCTGGCGAAGTATCTCGTCGGCCGCAAGGGCGCGCTGGTCGTGGTCACCCACGACCGGTGGTTCCTCGACGCCGTCTGCACCGACACCTGGGAGGTCGCCGACCAGACCGTCCGGGCGTACGAGGGCGGCTTCGCCGCCTGGACCCTGGCCCGCGTCGAGCGGGACCGGGTCGCCGCGGCCACCGAGGCCCGTCGGCAGAACCTGCTCCGCAAGGAGATCGCCTGGCTGCGGCGCGGGCCGCCCGCCCGTACCTCCAAGCCGCAGTTCCGCATCGATGCCGCCAACGCGCTGATCGCCGACGTCCCGCCGGCGCGCGACACCATGTCGCTGCAACGGATGGCCACCGCCCGGCTCGGCAAGCAGGTGTACGACCTGGAGGACGTCACCCTGCACGCCGGCCCGAAGGAGATCCTGCGCGACACCACCTGGCACGTCGGCCCCGGCGACCGGATCGCCATCCTCGGCCGTAACGGCGCCGGCAAGACCACCCTGCTGCGGATGCTCGCCGGCATCACCCGCCCCGACGGTGGGCGCTTCGCCACCGGTTCGACCGTCCGGCCGGCCTTCCTCTCCCAGGAGTTGGCCGAGCTTCCCGGGCACCTGCGGGTGCTCGAAGCGGTCGAGGAGGTCGCCCGGCGGGTGCAGCTCGGCGACCGGGAGGTCTCCGCCGCCCAGCTCGCCGAGGTCTTCGGCTTCGACGACCGGCGGCTCTGGACGCCGGTCAGCGACCTCTCCGGCGGCGAGCGGCGCCGGTTGCAGATGCTCCGGCTGCTCGCCGGGGAGCCGAACGTGCTCCTGTTCGACGAGCCCACCAACGACCTGGACACCGACACCCTCGCCGCGCTGGAGGACCTGCTCGACTCCTGGCCCGGCACCGTCATCGTGGCCAGCCACGACCGGTACCTCATCGAGCGGGTGACCGAGGTCGCGTACGGGATGTTCGGCGACGGCCGGCTGGTGCACCTGCCCGGCGGCGTCGACGAGTACCTCGCCCGGGCCGCCGGCCAACCCGGGCCGGCGGTGCCGGGGGCGGCCCCCGGGACCAGCTCCGACGCCCCCGCCGCGACCGGCATGTCCGCCGCCGAGGCACGGCAGGCCCGCAAGGAACTGGCCCGGCTGGAACGGCAGGTCGTCAAGCTGGACCAGAAGGAGGGGGCGCTGCTCGACCAGCTTGCCGCGCACTCCACCGACTACGCCAAGGTCGCCGAACTCGACGCGCAGCTCAAGGAGGTGCGGGCCGATCGGGAGCGGACCGAGGAGACCTGGCTGACCCTGGCGGACGAGATTCCGGCGATCTGA
- a CDS encoding 4-(cytidine 5'-diphospho)-2-C-methyl-D-erythritol kinase: MTEAWGPDDEGEQRRRGASGPVRVRVPAKVNLHLGVGPLRGDGYHELNTVYHAISIHDELTARRGDTLTLTMEGEGTGELALDDTNLVIRAAHALAAHAGVPAHARLHLRKQIPLAGGLAGGSADAAAALVACDALWGTGLSRDELARIAADLGSDVPFLIHGGTALGTGRGETVSPVLARPTTWHWVVAIADGGLSTPAAYRELDRLREAGVAGEPLGSTDALFAALRQRDPRVLAETLGNDLQDAALAMRPSLAETLKAGEAAGALAGIVSGSGPTCVFLATDAADAERIATELASADVCRTARTAHGPVPGARIA; the protein is encoded by the coding sequence GTGACCGAGGCCTGGGGACCGGACGACGAGGGCGAGCAGCGGCGGCGCGGAGCCAGCGGGCCGGTGCGGGTCCGGGTGCCCGCCAAGGTCAACCTGCACCTCGGGGTGGGGCCGCTGCGCGGCGACGGCTACCACGAGCTGAACACCGTCTACCACGCGATCTCCATCCACGACGAGCTGACCGCCCGCCGGGGCGACACGCTCACCCTCACCATGGAGGGCGAGGGCACCGGCGAGCTGGCCCTGGACGACACCAATCTGGTCATCCGGGCGGCCCACGCCCTCGCCGCCCACGCCGGGGTGCCTGCGCACGCCCGACTGCACCTGCGCAAGCAGATCCCGCTGGCCGGCGGGCTGGCCGGGGGCAGCGCCGACGCCGCCGCCGCGCTGGTCGCCTGCGACGCGCTCTGGGGGACCGGGCTGTCCCGCGACGAGCTGGCCCGGATCGCCGCCGACCTCGGTTCCGACGTGCCGTTTCTGATCCACGGTGGCACCGCCCTGGGCACCGGTCGGGGCGAGACGGTCAGCCCCGTGCTGGCCCGCCCCACCACCTGGCACTGGGTGGTGGCCATCGCCGACGGCGGCCTCTCCACCCCGGCCGCCTACCGGGAGTTGGACCGGCTCCGCGAGGCCGGCGTGGCCGGCGAGCCGCTGGGCAGCACCGACGCGCTCTTCGCCGCGCTGCGCCAACGCGACCCCCGGGTCCTGGCCGAGACCCTCGGCAACGATCTCCAGGACGCCGCCCTGGCCATGCGCCCGTCGCTGGCGGAGACGCTGAAGGCCGGCGAGGCGGCGGGCGCGCTGGCCGGAATCGTCTCAGGCTCGGGGCCAACCTGCGTCTTCCTGGCGACGGATGCCGCCGACGCCGAACGGATCGCCACCGAGCTGGCATCCGCCGACGTCTGCCGCACCGCCCGCACCGCCCACGGCCCGGTCCCCGGCGCCCGCATCGCCTGA
- the rsmA gene encoding 16S rRNA (adenine(1518)-N(6)/adenine(1519)-N(6))-dimethyltransferase RsmA, which produces MTGLLGPAEIRELAARLGVTPTKRLGQNFVHDPNTVRRIVTAAGLAPDDVALEVGPGLGSLTLALLPVAAHVHAVELDPTLAGALPDTVARHAEPHAARLTMHHADALRIRAAELADPPPTALVANLPYNVAVPVVLNLLAELPSLRHGLVMVQKEVADRLVAGPGSKVYGVPSVKLAWYASARAAGKVPPNVFWPVPNVDSGLVAFARREPPRVDVPRQRVFAVVDAAFAQRRKTLRAALAGWAGGADRAAAALVAAGVDPGARGESLTVEQFAAIAASAPAAPPAAQ; this is translated from the coding sequence GTGACCGGTCTCCTCGGCCCGGCGGAGATCCGGGAACTGGCCGCCCGGCTGGGCGTCACCCCCACCAAGAGGCTCGGCCAGAACTTCGTGCACGACCCGAACACCGTCCGGCGCATCGTCACCGCCGCCGGGCTGGCCCCGGACGACGTGGCGCTGGAGGTCGGCCCCGGCCTGGGCTCGCTCACCCTCGCCCTGCTCCCGGTCGCCGCGCACGTGCACGCCGTGGAACTCGATCCGACGCTGGCCGGCGCGCTGCCGGACACCGTCGCCCGGCACGCCGAGCCCCACGCCGCGCGGCTGACCATGCACCACGCCGACGCGCTGCGCATCCGGGCCGCCGAGCTGGCCGATCCGCCGCCGACCGCGCTGGTGGCGAACCTGCCCTACAACGTGGCCGTGCCGGTGGTGCTGAACCTGCTCGCCGAGCTGCCCAGCCTGCGGCACGGGTTGGTGATGGTGCAGAAGGAGGTCGCCGACCGGCTCGTCGCCGGCCCCGGTTCCAAGGTGTACGGCGTGCCCTCGGTCAAGCTCGCCTGGTACGCCTCGGCCCGCGCCGCCGGGAAGGTCCCGCCGAACGTCTTCTGGCCGGTGCCGAACGTCGACTCCGGACTGGTCGCCTTCGCCCGCCGCGAGCCGCCCCGCGTCGACGTACCCCGGCAACGGGTCTTCGCCGTGGTGGACGCGGCGTTCGCGCAGCGCCGCAAGACCCTGCGCGCCGCGCTGGCCGGCTGGGCCGGCGGCGCGGACCGGGCGGCTGCGGCCCTCGTCGCCGCCGGGGTCGACCCCGGCGCGCGCGGGGAGTCACTCACCGTCGAGCAGTTCGCCGCCATCGCCGCGTCGGCTCCGGCCGCCCCACCCGCCGCGCAGTAG
- a CDS encoding TatD family hydrolase, with the protein MLAAMSEPTETRKQRAARRAGEFPPVPDPLPRPVLDSHTHLDITVSEAGVPPRADGDPGGGAAEDPVAVAVAVAASVGVDRLVQVGVDVASSRWGADVADTHPAVLATVALHPNEAPRLADLDEALREIEALAARDRVRGIGETGMDFFRTGEEGRAVQEESFRAHIAIAKRYGKALVVHDRDAHADVLRILDDEGAPETVVLHCFSGDADFARECVRRGYLLSFAGTVTFGSATALREAAALTPVEQLLVETDAPYLTPMPHRGRPNASYLIPLTVRALAETTGTDLDRLCAAISTTGNRTFGPW; encoded by the coding sequence ATGCTGGCCGCGATGAGCGAGCCCACCGAAACCCGCAAGCAGCGTGCCGCCCGCCGGGCCGGGGAGTTCCCGCCGGTGCCCGATCCGCTGCCCCGTCCCGTGCTGGACAGCCACACCCATCTCGACATCACCGTCAGCGAGGCCGGCGTGCCCCCGCGGGCGGACGGAGATCCGGGCGGCGGCGCCGCTGAGGACCCGGTCGCCGTGGCCGTGGCCGTCGCCGCCTCGGTGGGGGTGGACCGGCTGGTGCAGGTCGGCGTTGACGTCGCCTCCTCCCGCTGGGGCGCCGACGTCGCCGACACCCACCCGGCCGTGCTGGCCACCGTGGCGCTGCACCCGAACGAGGCCCCCCGCCTGGCCGACCTGGACGAGGCGCTGCGCGAGATCGAGGCGCTCGCCGCCCGGGACCGGGTACGCGGGATCGGCGAGACCGGGATGGACTTCTTCCGTACCGGCGAGGAGGGCCGCGCCGTGCAGGAGGAGAGCTTCCGGGCGCACATCGCCATCGCCAAGCGGTACGGCAAGGCGCTGGTCGTCCACGACCGGGACGCACACGCCGACGTGCTGCGGATCCTCGACGACGAGGGTGCGCCGGAGACCGTGGTGCTGCACTGCTTCTCCGGCGACGCCGACTTCGCCCGCGAGTGCGTCCGCCGGGGCTACCTGCTCAGTTTCGCCGGCACGGTCACCTTCGGCAGCGCCACCGCGCTGCGGGAGGCCGCCGCGCTGACCCCGGTCGAGCAGCTCCTGGTGGAGACCGACGCGCCCTACCTGACCCCGATGCCGCACCGGGGCCGGCCGAACGCCTCGTACCTGATCCCGCTGACCGTACGGGCGCTGGCCGAGACGACCGGTACGGACCTGGACCGGCTCTGCGCCGCCATCTCCACCACCGGCAACCGCACCTTCGGCCCGTGGTGA
- a CDS encoding alpha/beta fold hydrolase, translating into MPFITVGTENSAPIDLYYEDHGQGQPIVLIHGFPFNGATWEKLSGPLLAAGYRVITYDRRGFGNSAQPSFGYDYDTFAADLDVLMNELDLRDAILVGHSMGTGEVTRYLGAYGSQRVDRAVLMAPLAPFLLKTSDNPEGVEKSLFDGFQKAIIDDRFAYLTTFCEAFFNYQENKGRVVSEEAFRAHWEIGARASAKGTHDCVDAWQTDFRGDLPNIDVPVLIIQGDKDAVLPYPATGQRLASMLPDGKLVTLKGAPHGTPWTHPAEVNRAIMDFIGAPAMARA; encoded by the coding sequence ATGCCTTTCATCACCGTGGGTACGGAGAATTCCGCCCCCATCGACCTGTACTACGAGGACCACGGCCAGGGGCAGCCGATCGTGCTGATCCACGGCTTCCCGTTCAACGGGGCGACCTGGGAGAAGCTGAGCGGCCCCCTGCTCGCGGCCGGCTACCGCGTGATCACGTATGACCGGCGGGGCTTCGGCAACTCGGCGCAGCCCAGCTTCGGCTACGACTACGACACGTTCGCCGCCGACCTCGACGTGCTGATGAACGAGCTGGACCTGCGCGACGCGATCCTGGTCGGCCACTCGATGGGCACCGGCGAGGTGACCCGCTACCTGGGCGCGTACGGCTCGCAGCGGGTCGACCGGGCGGTGCTGATGGCCCCGCTCGCGCCGTTCCTGCTGAAGACCTCCGACAACCCGGAGGGGGTCGAGAAGAGCCTCTTCGACGGCTTCCAGAAGGCGATCATCGATGACCGGTTCGCCTACCTCACCACCTTCTGCGAGGCGTTCTTCAACTACCAGGAGAACAAGGGCAGGGTGGTCAGCGAGGAGGCGTTCCGGGCGCACTGGGAGATCGGCGCGCGGGCCTCGGCGAAGGGTACGCACGACTGCGTGGACGCCTGGCAGACCGACTTCCGGGGCGACCTGCCGAACATCGACGTCCCGGTGTTGATCATCCAGGGCGACAAGGACGCCGTGCTGCCCTACCCGGCGACCGGTCAGCGGCTCGCGTCGATGCTGCCCGACGGGAAGCTGGTGACCCTGAAGGGGGCGCCGCACGGCACTCCCTGGACGCATCCGGCCGAGGTGAACCGCGCGATCATGGACTTCATCGGCGCCCCCGCGATGGCCCGGGCCTGA
- the metG gene encoding methionine--tRNA ligase gives MSHVLAAVAWPYANGPRHIGHVSGFGVPSDVFSRYMRMAGHDVLMVSGTDEHGTPIQVQADADGVTPRELADRYNRVIVEDLHGLGLSYDLFTRTTTRNHYAVVQELFEGMYRNGYIVPKTTMGAISPSTGRTLPDRYIEGTCPICGYDSARGDQCDNCGNQLDPIDLIDPKSRINGETPKFVETEHFFLDLPALADVLRQWLDTREGWRPNVLRFSRNLLDDLQPRAITRDLEWGVPIPLDGWRDRPDKRIYVWFDAVIGYLSASIEWARRSGDPEAWRKYWSADGEGKDARGYYFMGKDNIVFHSVIWPALLSGYSGEGSRAGEPGRLGRLNLPTEVVSSEYLTMEGKKFSSSRRVVIYVRDFLERYDADALRYFIAAAGPESNDTDFTWAEFLRRNNDELVAGWGNLVNRSVSMAAKNFGAIPPVDPAGRTEADEALLAVARAGFTTVGDLIARHRQKQAIGEAMKVVAEANRYLSEQAPWKLKGDADKPRMGTILHVVLQVVSDANTLLTPFLPHSAQKVHELLGGTDVHAPMPVIEEVEDLDGGPAYPVLTGDYTVGARWESVPLEAGRPLATPTPVFRKLDPSIVDEELARLAD, from the coding sequence ATGAGTCACGTTCTCGCGGCGGTCGCCTGGCCGTACGCCAACGGCCCGCGCCACATCGGCCACGTCTCCGGTTTCGGCGTTCCCTCCGACGTCTTCAGCCGGTACATGCGGATGGCCGGCCACGACGTGCTCATGGTGTCGGGCACCGACGAGCACGGCACCCCCATCCAGGTGCAGGCGGACGCCGACGGCGTCACCCCGCGCGAGCTGGCCGACCGCTACAACCGGGTGATCGTGGAGGACCTGCACGGCCTCGGCCTCTCCTACGACCTGTTCACCCGCACCACCACCCGCAACCACTACGCGGTGGTGCAGGAGCTGTTCGAGGGGATGTACCGCAACGGCTACATCGTCCCGAAGACCACCATGGGGGCGATCTCCCCGTCCACCGGCCGGACCCTGCCCGACCGCTACATCGAGGGCACCTGCCCGATCTGCGGCTATGACAGCGCCCGTGGCGACCAGTGCGACAACTGCGGCAACCAGCTCGACCCGATCGACCTGATCGACCCGAAGTCGCGGATCAACGGGGAGACCCCGAAGTTCGTCGAGACCGAGCACTTCTTCCTCGACCTGCCCGCCCTGGCCGACGTGCTGCGGCAGTGGCTCGACACCCGCGAGGGCTGGCGGCCCAACGTGCTGCGCTTCTCCAGGAACCTGCTCGACGACCTCCAGCCCCGGGCCATCACCCGCGACCTGGAGTGGGGCGTGCCGATCCCGCTCGACGGCTGGCGGGACCGCCCCGACAAGCGCATCTACGTCTGGTTCGACGCCGTGATCGGCTACCTGTCCGCCTCCATCGAGTGGGCCCGCCGCTCCGGCGACCCCGAGGCCTGGCGGAAGTACTGGTCCGCCGACGGCGAGGGGAAGGACGCCCGCGGCTACTACTTCATGGGCAAGGACAACATCGTCTTCCACTCGGTGATCTGGCCGGCGCTGCTCTCCGGCTACTCCGGCGAGGGCAGCCGGGCCGGCGAGCCGGGCCGGCTGGGCCGGCTCAACCTGCCCACCGAGGTGGTCTCCAGCGAATACCTCACCATGGAGGGGAAGAAGTTCTCCTCCTCCCGCCGGGTCGTCATCTACGTGCGGGACTTCCTGGAGCGTTACGACGCCGACGCGCTGCGCTACTTCATCGCCGCCGCCGGCCCGGAGAGCAACGACACCGACTTCACCTGGGCCGAGTTCCTCCGCCGCAACAACGACGAACTGGTCGCCGGCTGGGGCAACCTGGTCAACCGGTCCGTCTCCATGGCGGCGAAGAACTTCGGCGCGATCCCGCCGGTCGACCCGGCCGGCCGCACCGAGGCCGACGAGGCGCTGCTCGCGGTCGCCCGGGCCGGCTTCACCACGGTCGGCGACCTGATCGCCCGGCACCGCCAGAAGCAGGCCATCGGCGAGGCGATGAAGGTGGTCGCCGAGGCCAACCGATACCTTTCCGAGCAGGCGCCGTGGAAGCTCAAGGGCGACGCCGACAAGCCGCGGATGGGCACCATCCTGCACGTCGTCCTCCAGGTGGTCAGTGACGCCAACACGCTGCTCACCCCGTTCCTGCCGCACTCCGCGCAGAAGGTGCACGAGCTGCTCGGCGGCACCGACGTGCACGCCCCGATGCCGGTCATCGAGGAGGTCGAGGACCTCGACGGCGGGCCCGCGTACCCGGTGCTGACCGGCGACTACACCGTCGGCGCGCGCTGGGAGTCCGTGCCGCTGGAGGCCGGCCGGCCGCTGGCCACGCCGACGCCGGTCTTCCGCAAGCTCGACCCGTCGATCGTCGACGAGGAACTGGCCCGCCTGGCCGACTGA
- the rsmI gene encoding 16S rRNA (cytidine(1402)-2'-O)-methyltransferase, protein MKELHLVGEMSDTGRLVLLGAPLGNPADASARFREVLAAADVVAAEDTRRLTRLARDLDVTVGGRIVSYFEGNEERRTPELVDVLAAGYLVALVTDGGMPSVSDPGYRLVRAAVDAGVPVTAAPGPSAVTTALALSGLPCDRFCFEGFLPRTPGARRSRLRALAAEDRTLVFFEAPHRIAAALADLAAAFGADRPAALCRELTKTYEEIVRRPLGELAAWAAEGDPRGEITLVVAGAPETAPERPDDDTLRAAVAAREAAGLSRRDAITEVATGYGLRRRDVYTVVHA, encoded by the coding sequence ATGAAGGAGCTGCATCTCGTGGGTGAAATGTCCGACACCGGGCGCCTGGTCCTGCTCGGCGCGCCGCTCGGCAACCCCGCCGACGCCTCCGCCCGGTTCCGCGAGGTGCTCGCCGCCGCGGACGTGGTGGCCGCCGAGGACACCCGCCGGCTCACCCGGCTGGCCCGGGACCTCGACGTCACCGTCGGCGGCCGGATCGTCTCCTACTTCGAGGGCAACGAGGAGCGACGCACACCCGAGCTGGTCGACGTGCTGGCCGCCGGCTACCTGGTCGCCCTGGTCACCGACGGCGGCATGCCGAGCGTCTCCGACCCGGGCTACCGGCTGGTCCGGGCCGCCGTGGACGCCGGCGTGCCGGTCACCGCCGCGCCCGGTCCGAGCGCGGTCACCACCGCCCTGGCGCTCTCCGGCCTGCCCTGCGACCGGTTCTGCTTCGAGGGCTTCCTGCCGCGCACCCCCGGCGCCCGCCGGTCCCGCCTGCGGGCGCTCGCCGCCGAGGACCGGACGCTGGTCTTCTTCGAGGCGCCACACCGGATCGCCGCCGCGCTCGCCGACCTGGCCGCCGCGTTCGGCGCCGACCGACCCGCCGCGCTCTGCCGCGAGCTGACCAAGACGTACGAGGAGATCGTCCGCCGTCCGCTCGGCGAACTGGCCGCCTGGGCGGCCGAGGGGGATCCGCGCGGCGAGATCACCCTCGTGGTGGCCGGTGCGCCCGAAACGGCCCCCGAGCGACCCGACGACGACACGCTGCGGGCCGCCGTCGCCGCCCGGGAGGCCGCCGGCCTGTCCCGCCGGGACGCCATCACCGAGGTCGCCACCGGGTACGGCCTGCGCCGCCGCGACGTCTACACCGTCGTGCACGCCTGA
- a CDS encoding dolichyl-phosphate-mannose--protein mannosyltransferase: protein MTSASTAQSASQAEPDPTDGSTPEGAASDSGGVPGVVRRRLATVEARLDGRSWLATGVIVAIAAILRFVGLSHPPGKIFDETYYARDAWALVDKGVEWNFKDNGPSYVVHPPLGKWLIGLGEWAFGYSDAEHGISVPGHLMTTAPEFGWRFSAALIGTLSVLLLVRIGRRMFRSTALGCAAGLLLALDGFHLVLSRTALLDIFLLFFVLATFGALVLDRDARRRRWARALEAGLDPGRPGRAGRPAGGWRNWPWWRLAAGVLFGCACAVKWNALYFLPVFALLVILWEVGVRRSAGVRRPWRDALLDELPWLVLAGVLMVLTYLGTWSGWLLSDDGYYRLAERYPNAPLSDAPVFGALNNLIEYHKAAYGFHRTLDEGHKYQSWPWQWLLLGRPVAFYWSGDGACGAASCASEVLLLGTPLLWWSFLPALVALAWLGLARRDWRAGAILLVVAAGLLPWFWFALDGRTMFSFYTAPVLPFLVLAVVYVLGAIVTPAGPPGAVAERSGDAGAAAGGGGLDEARDRRLVGGVIAGAYVLLVALCFAYFYPIFVGNVLPYAEWSARMWLDGRWI, encoded by the coding sequence GTGACGAGTGCGTCGACAGCACAGAGCGCGAGCCAGGCGGAGCCGGATCCCACGGACGGGAGCACGCCGGAGGGAGCGGCCTCCGATTCCGGTGGCGTCCCCGGCGTGGTCCGCCGGCGGCTGGCCACCGTCGAGGCCCGACTGGACGGGCGTTCCTGGTTGGCCACGGGCGTGATCGTCGCGATCGCGGCGATCCTGCGCTTCGTCGGCCTGAGCCACCCGCCGGGCAAGATCTTCGACGAGACCTACTACGCCCGGGACGCGTGGGCGCTCGTCGACAAGGGCGTCGAGTGGAACTTCAAGGACAACGGCCCGTCGTACGTGGTCCACCCGCCGCTCGGCAAGTGGCTGATCGGGCTCGGCGAGTGGGCCTTCGGCTACTCCGACGCCGAGCACGGCATCTCCGTGCCGGGGCACCTGATGACGACCGCGCCGGAGTTCGGCTGGCGGTTCTCGGCAGCGCTGATCGGCACCCTGTCGGTGCTGCTGCTGGTCCGCATCGGCCGGCGGATGTTCCGCTCGACGGCCCTCGGCTGCGCCGCCGGCCTGCTGCTCGCGCTGGACGGCTTCCACCTGGTGCTGTCCCGCACCGCGCTGCTCGACATCTTCCTGCTCTTCTTCGTGCTGGCCACGTTCGGCGCCCTGGTGCTCGACCGGGACGCCCGGCGCCGCCGGTGGGCCCGGGCGTTGGAGGCCGGTCTGGACCCGGGCCGACCCGGGCGGGCCGGGCGGCCGGCGGGCGGCTGGCGGAACTGGCCGTGGTGGCGGCTCGCCGCCGGGGTCCTGTTCGGCTGCGCCTGCGCCGTCAAGTGGAACGCGCTCTACTTCCTGCCCGTCTTCGCGCTGCTGGTGATCCTCTGGGAGGTCGGGGTCCGCCGCTCCGCCGGCGTACGCCGGCCGTGGCGGGACGCCCTCCTCGACGAGTTGCCCTGGCTGGTGCTGGCCGGGGTGCTGATGGTGCTCACCTACCTCGGCACCTGGTCCGGCTGGCTGCTCAGTGACGACGGCTACTACCGGCTCGCCGAGCGGTACCCGAACGCCCCGCTGAGCGACGCCCCGGTGTTCGGCGCGCTGAACAACCTGATCGAGTACCACAAGGCCGCGTACGGCTTCCACCGGACGCTGGACGAGGGGCACAAGTACCAGTCCTGGCCGTGGCAGTGGCTGCTGCTCGGCCGGCCGGTCGCCTTCTACTGGTCGGGCGACGGGGCCTGCGGGGCGGCGAGCTGCGCCTCGGAGGTCCTATTGCTCGGCACTCCCCTGCTCTGGTGGTCGTTCCTGCCCGCCCTGGTGGCGCTGGCCTGGCTGGGCCTGGCCCGGCGGGACTGGCGGGCCGGGGCGATCCTGCTCGTCGTGGCGGCCGGCCTGCTGCCCTGGTTCTGGTTCGCGCTCGACGGCCGGACGATGTTCTCCTTCTACACCGCCCCGGTCCTGCCGTTCCTGGTGCTGGCGGTGGTCTACGTGCTCGGTGCGATCGTGACGCCGGCCGGTCCACCGGGAGCCGTCGCCGAACGGTCGGGTGACGCCGGTGCTGCCGCCGGGGGCGGGGGGCTCGACGAGGCCCGGGACCGCAGGCTGGTCGGGGGGGTGATCGCCGGGGCCTACGTCCTGCTGGTCGCGCTCTGCTTCGCGTACTTCTATCCGATCTTCGTCGGGAACGTGCTGCCGTACGCGGAGTGGTCGGCGCGGATGTGGCTGGACGGCCGCTGGATCTGA
- a CDS encoding HNH endonuclease family protein: MTRTLRWTGGLLATVTAATLGLAAPAHAATVSVPLRTLVADLPVATEVRTGYSRSLFPHWADTDSDGCNTRYEVLIAEATTRPTVGSGCQLTGGRWRSYYDAAYWTNPSDLDIDHMVPLAEAWDSGARNWTTTRRQAFANDLGDVRSLVAVTDNVNQSKGDQDPATWLPTHEKCRYVGEWAAVKTRWRLSVDSTEKSALTSRAGSCTNITITVTHAY; this comes from the coding sequence ATGACCCGTACCCTGCGCTGGACCGGCGGCCTGCTGGCCACCGTCACCGCCGCCACCCTCGGTCTGGCCGCCCCCGCCCACGCGGCCACCGTCTCGGTGCCGTTGCGCACCCTCGTCGCCGACCTGCCGGTGGCCACCGAGGTCCGCACCGGCTACTCCCGGAGCCTGTTTCCGCATTGGGCCGACACCGACTCCGACGGCTGCAACACCCGGTACGAGGTACTGATCGCCGAGGCCACCACCCGCCCCACGGTGGGCTCCGGCTGCCAGCTGACCGGCGGACGCTGGCGCTCCTACTACGATGCGGCCTACTGGACCAACCCGTCCGATCTGGACATCGACCACATGGTCCCGCTGGCCGAGGCATGGGACTCGGGCGCAAGGAACTGGACCACCACCCGGCGACAGGCGTTCGCCAACGACCTCGGTGACGTCCGCTCGCTGGTCGCGGTGACCGACAACGTCAACCAGTCCAAGGGCGACCAGGACCCGGCAACCTGGCTGCCGACCCACGAGAAGTGCCGGTACGTCGGCGAGTGGGCGGCAGTGAAGACCCGGTGGCGGTTGAGCGTCGACAGCACCGAGAAGAGCGCGTTGACCAGCCGGGCGGGCTCCTGCACGAACATCACGATCACGGTGACGCACGCGTACTGA